One genomic window of Cololabis saira isolate AMF1-May2022 chromosome 3, fColSai1.1, whole genome shotgun sequence includes the following:
- the tmem116 gene encoding transmembrane protein 116, protein MNPSSFSNSSERNETGALDWTQVYEAVSWIQLVMGVLSIVGSGSIIVCLLLQRRCCRKPELQPLFLLSVSDLLLSVSWTIGAVLFSRRCSRTGPCYNLHALEQVLYMASFFYTLNYVWNLYKATREKFYSCSTGYSVQFSNRVSTAAKVTALLSCLLPVLLMTPVFIQGNVSHCQANLSQPYRCLLMLTGALYRTTEPQQLSRTCSFLHTYHILVFLGSFLLTLVGITVLVLKARCIYRRAVASSGYLGNEQRAVFRLMDRRMILYPLVFLLCWGPAVTLAFLRVAAPAAGHGGLGVVLYISQAFTSASQGFLNCLVFGWTRAGLRRAGRTALRRDVDTQTPLLRNQQVGGYRALRTLT, encoded by the exons ATGAATCCCTCCAGCTTCAGCAACAGCAGCGAGAGAAACGAGACCGGAGCGCTGGACTGGACCCAG gTTTATGAGGCGGTGAGCTGGATCCAGCTGGTGATGGGCGTGCTCAG TATTGTGGGTTCCGGCTCCATCATCGTGTGTTTGCTGCTGCAGAGACGCTGCTGCAGAAAACCAGAG CTgcagcctctgttcctgctcAGCGTGTCCGACCTCCTGCTCTCCGTCAGCTGGACCATCGGGGCGGTGCTGTTCTCCCGCCGCTGCagccggaccgggccctgctaCAACCTGCACGCGCTGGAGCAG GTTCTCTACATGGCCTCCTTCTTCTACACCCTCAACTACGTGTGGAACCTCTACAAGGCAACCAGGGAGAAGTTCTACAGCTGTTCTACAGGATACTCGGTCCAG TTCTCCAACAGAGTTAGCACGGCGGCTAAAGTCACGGCGCTGCTGTCATG CCTGCTGCCGGTTCTGCTCATGACACCCGTGTTCATCCAAGGAAACGTTAGCCACTGCCAGGCTAACCTGAGCCAGCCCTACAG GTGTCTGCTGATGCTAACCGGAGCTTTGTACCGAACCACCGAGCCGCAGCAGCTGAGCCGAACCTGCAGCTTCCTGCACACCTACCACATCCTGGTGTTCCTGGGGAGTTTCCTGCTCACGCTGGTGGGAATCACG GTTCTGGTGCTAAAGGCCCGCTGCATCTACCGGCGCGCGGTGGCGTCCAGCGGTTACCTCGGCAACGAGCAGCGTGCCGTGTTCCGGCTGATGGACCGACGGATGATCCTGTACCCGCTGGTGTTCCTGCTGTGCTGGGGCCCAG CGGTGACCCTGGCGTTCCTCAGGGTGGCGGCGCCGGCGGCGGGACACGGCGGGCTGGGGGTCGTCCTCTACATCTCTCAG GCCTTCACCTCGGCCTCCCAGGGATTCCTCAACTGCCTGGTGTTCGGCTGGACCCGGGCCGGGCTGCGTCGGGCCGGCAGGACGGCCCTGCGGCGGGACGTGGACACCCAGACCCCCCTGCTGAGGAACCAGCAGGTGGGGGGGTACCGGGCCCTGAGGACCCTCACCTGA